Proteins encoded in a region of the Zea mays cultivar B73 chromosome 2, Zm-B73-REFERENCE-NAM-5.0, whole genome shotgun sequence genome:
- the LOC103647296 gene encoding cation-transporting ATPase HMA5-like has protein sequence MDLGDFLTLVASAEASSEHPLAKAILDYALHFHFFGKLPSSKDGIEQRKDKVLSQWLLEAEDFSAVSGKGVQCSINGKHVLVSHR, from the exons ATGGACCTAGGAGATTTCCTCACGCTGGTTGCATCAGCAGAG GCAAGCAGTGAGCATCCTCTTGCCAAAGCTATTTTGGACTATGCATTGCATTTCCATTTCTTTGGCAAGCTTCCTTCATCAAAAGATGGCATTGAGCAACGAAAAGACAAGGTATTATCCCAGTggctgcttgaagctgaagacttCTCTGCAGTATCTGGCAAAGGAGTTCAGTGCTCGATCAATGGGAAGCATGTTTTGGTGAGTCATAGGTGA